The sequence TGGTTTTAATGTTACAATATACTGTGGTTGTTCTCAGTCATTTACAAATTTACTGTTGCTTTATCTTCACTTCTAACAGCTTCTACAGTAATAAACTTATTTCAGCAGACTATGAGTGTTGCTTTATCCTGTGGTCTAAGTTTCAAAGATCTACTGTTTGAGGTAAACACAATACATGTATGGTTGTGATATTCCTTTCTTTAGTCTTGTTGACTATTGATCCTACCAATTATCTTTTAAAAATCTCAAACTCTATTGTTCATGggttatttcaataaaacaaaactgtTTTACTTTGTGGACAAATATGAAGATGGTATTTTCGAACAAAAATATAATTGCACGGATAGAATGAAAAGATCTGCATTGTACGATGAGTGCTGTACAAGGACAAGGTTGGAACAACAGTGACAAATTTTAGCCTATCAGaaaacagattgtgtaaataaGGAGTTGGATTAAAATAAAGGTATACTACAAAGAGTAAAGACATTTTACATAACTAATGAATCTGTTGAGGTCCTCTACAAGTTACTGTCTGTAACCCGAAAAAGAACAACATAAATTGTCCATATGGATGTACATTATCCGTTTTCTCTAACCTTTGTAAAAATAAACAGATTTTTAGAAAACCCAATATTGTTGATGGTTAGGGAATCGGAGTTAGAGTTTGGGTTATACATATGTAGTTACGATTAGGAGTTACGTATGTGTTAAGATTAAAAGCTTACTGTTATGATTAAGGGCTTAACTTTAAGATTTAAGGATAGGATTGACTTGTGTGTTATGTACAACTCACATAAGTAATAGGAACTTGATACGCTTAACACAATAAACCAATGTAATAGAAGAAACCACCTTTCGGTATCATTTTAAACGTTTTTAAAGTCCGCTTTGTGCAATATAAAATAAGCCTTATTCATTTTTGAATTTATTACAAAAACTCAAGAGCTGTTTTTGCAATTCTGATTAGTTTGCACTTTAACTTACTGGACTATGTCGACAGTCAGCTAATTCGAAAGGATTTTGAAGACTTAATAAACTACTAACAGATAGAATGTGAACGACAGCTGTCTATTTTCACTAAAAAATGAATGGAAATCTTGAAACACTTCATTATAATCGTAAACTGATTAAAAACATTTCTAATGAACAATAATATCTTATAGTCACAAACGATGTGTAGTCTGACTGTAGTTATTTTGTCTTGTTCAATGCAATTAATTCTTATCATATCTACCTACTCAGTCACGTCGATAAACTTTTAAGTAATGTGACATTAATAGGAAATGTTTCGTAGTGACCTatctaatttaaatatttctatCATGGGTGAACTTCAAAACGCAAAGATTTAAAATACTTACATCCGTTTATCCATACAATTAAACCAATAACTACTTATATTAACATCACCTAACTAAGGCTTTTAGATAAAAATCTTAGAAtgcccccccccaaaaaaaaacgGTCTAAAGTAACATCGTAGATTTGTTTTTTCACTTGAATTACTTGAAGAATATTGTATCCACAATTGATTATTaactcataataataaatatgaatctCTTTTCAGAAAAAATCATTGAACAAATGAACAACTTCTTTTAAGCCAACTAGTAAAAGATGAGAATTCAATGACCTTTTAGCTTTAACTGATGTACATAAATAAAGTATTAtgaatgattatatatatatatatatatatacctatcgCCATTTTCCACACCTTTTCTAAACACGAAAATGTAAGcattaattaattatcattctacctaataaaaatatttcagatttttgtattatgtaatctatttcatgtatttattaattatgatttttaagaTGCCTACAATCTCTTTTTTCTGTGTTCATCACCCAAAAATGAACACAAAAGCAACGAAGGTATATTATTAGGGaggaaaaacaaaacagaaatcaatgttcttgttcactttgtatgtatttatttatgtacatataattttgttcatgtgtatgtacccaaacacacacacacacacacatcttCATATCAAGAATGTGCACATATAGTAGGATCATTGAAATGAACATGTATGAATATCATTTTAACACTTCACTAAGAATATAAATTAGAAAATCAAACTGAAATTGGTTTATAATGTTAGTCAAATGAAGGTTCAATCATTAAatcaactttattattattattaatacggttgaatttattgttttttctttaattcaCTTTGATTAGAAGCGGTTAATAAAACGAAAAAAATAGCTGAATAAATTCATATGTACTTTTACtaatatacattttttaaaaattatttccttttaaaattttaaataaaggtATATGTAGCGGTTTAAACATTCTCTAAGATAGTCTTAATATGAGGCTTGTGTTATTTTCGATTGCCTTCCCTAATGAATGTAAGTGCATCAGGTCATGGATTGAGGTCGGCACCTTTTCTTTTATTCTTCTATTTTTCAACCCTTACTCATGCTACTCTGAGTGCTCCCTTAGTACACAACATACCTTCTGGCTAGACGCGAACCGCTACAGTATGTAATTTACACTTTATTTTAATCTCTtcaatattcaaataattaGCCATTAAATTGACTGCTAATTCGAAAGTAATAACAAGCATATATAACTATTTAGTTGAGATATcttttaatttaatgaattttcataatttattttaacaaaagaaTTAAAAGTATTATTACTACGGTTCAACTTAGTAGTTTCGAATAAATTAAACTTTGAATAgattgttaataataaaaatggtaTACTTCTGAAATTGCAATGAGTATGAAACTGAATTGCCTACGTTTCATTACTTAATGTTAGCCACTTCATCagagaataaaaataattaaatggacAAAAGGttaaatagtacaaaagaaACAAAGCACATCAATTCATCCAGTTAGAGAGTTAGAAGAAAAATTAAGATTAGCACATAGCATTATCATGTCAAATACATCAACGAAAGACTACTGAAGGTGTATTTATCAGTAAGTGGATAGTGGGAGTTGACAAAAATTTCATGCGCGGTGATATTCCGGCCCAACGGTGAACAGACTTGTGTAATGACGGAATATTAATTCTATCGTGAGACTGAGAACTTTAATTTGAGAAAATCCGAAATATACTATATCAAGTTTTATAATGACACATCAACTAACTCAAGGCATCCATCATACTAAAAATTAACATTCCACAATTACTTTGTTGTTGAAACAAAATCAGATGAGACTTGGTCAGTCATTTTTACATAACAAGTAGTCAAATCCCTCTGTGGTATTTGCATGAACTAGTGATTACTTCGTACATGATTGCCAACAGATTACGACttccaaatataatacgttcatttgtgctcatctagttctacctGCTTTAAATTACACTACTTCTTTAATTCCTAGTTAGTACAgtaattcaaatacttatatCACACCTTCTCTAGGATCTTCAATATGATGTTTATAATGAGAACTCCACAAAGTAATGAAAGTTATCAAAACTGTATTATAGCTTCCTGTTTATTCACCTTTGATgatgagactgtaatttatggacgacccttGAGCAACGCTAGAATGACCTTCAGAGTATCCACATAATAACTAGGGCCAAAtgattataaacctgtgtgacgaataaaaataatgattaacaGTTGATGGGTAGGGTTAGGAAtaagatttagagttttcatcaccaaccgacatcagctaaaatggcTGGACCCTTTCTAGCCAAACGGATGAGTGCATTTCGCGACCAAATCctagacctgttatcttatttCTTATTGGTCTATcaacaaattatagtctcgtcccTTCGATCTTTGTGAAATTTGATGTTGATTCTAGGCGCTTATAAATTCACATATGAAAAATACCCAGGTCAGcataataataagaaacaatTTAATGGAATGATAAACCAATAATTAGTTGGTAAATAAAGTCCAATAGTAAATATACCAGAATAGTTGACTGGCTTTCTTTAAATTTAACACTTCCACATAACCTGTGATAACAACAAACCATACATATGGTAAAACCAGAGTTGTTCAAATCAAAAAAACCTAATCACTTGTATATAAGAATAAAAATTTACATCCCAGACATTCTTGAGTATTGTTGgctagtgtctagcagtggaatttaggaagtatgtttcgttctatttggcactcatcagctgGACGCGCCtgtctcagtgttgatgttcacattccATGCtcgttaaaataaaatagagagAAAATCAACAAACTGAGACGCAACTGCTTCTAATTCGGCTCACGAGGCATTTTAGTGTCTTTGATATCAAAGATTTTATTTTCTCTGCATAGTTTACGCTTTTGCTCGATTCAGTTAGCCTTCCCTTTGTAGAcgttttctgttttatttataaatttacggatttatataacataaatacaaaatcATCAACAAACTAATTCGATAAACTTTGGTAATGCCTTCCGTAAGTTCGCCACATAAGAAGGCATTTGAGGAATAGTTTCGCAACTGTCGCGTTGTTTCAAATCACTTGTCAATCCATTCTATATATCTGAACAGGACTTATGTTAAATTTGTGGAGACAGTTAGTAGGAAGCTCTAGACTGGGTTTTCATGTCTTCACCCACTCATCATTGGTTGACTTAGTTTCGAAAACTGGCGCTATCCAGTCAGAATACGTTGCACACTTATAAACAACCAATATAACTGTCTTCAAAGTTTTGAAGCAAATGAGCCTGCGTTACTGAGCAAATAATTACTAATAACATTCATAACCAACATACAGTAAACGATATCTTAAGTAGGATTATGCAAGAGTTTTTGTCAAGTTTTAAGATGAGAGCGATACATTgttaactacttataagtagataAACTTTATACGCACAAGTTTGATCTGTATGTCATACAGtcgaaatgaagtatttaaaagtcctctgctatgttgtgttgtGTAGCATAAAACTCTGATGGCTCTCAGAAGTATTATCATATTTGATgttggtgactttctgactaaggaattgacgacgttgtttacaaaggtttgggaactagaaaGTGtcccaacgtcatggaatgactCGATAGTTGgctctatctttaaaaagggttcacgtcgttcctgtaacaactatcgggggataagtctacttccgattgcgtccaagctattggcttccgtcatacttcgtacgttgttcaaaacccgagaaagattgactcgcgaggagcaggctgggtttcgttctggtcgaggatgtattgatcatatcttcaccctcctccaaatgttagaacaccgtcatacttatcaaaggccaacaatcgtagtgtttcttgacataagggctgccttcgattcgttggacaggactgttctctgggattgtctattaaagaagggtgtgcctgagaagtttattaacatcctaaaagccctatataaaaacacctcaggcagagtgagggcatacaaccacctctctccattgttccattcaagcagtggggttaggcagtgttgcccaatctcaccattcctcttgaactttgccatcgacgacattctggaaacagctctgatggatgtaggtaatggtgctgtggatctgttgcctggagaaagacttctcgaccttgagtatgcggatgatattgtcttactgtgcgataatgcccaaggcatgcaatccacacttaatcagttggcaatcagtgtccgtaggtatggtatgtgctttgcaccttcgaagtgcaaagtacttctacaagactggcaggattccaatcctctACTCACCccggatggtgagcagataaacgtagtcgagaagttcgtgtatctgggtagctgcataagtgctggtgggggtgtgagtgatgagatcaatgcacgaatagtgaaagccagagcggcttatgccaatctgggccacctttggcgccttcgtgatgttagtctggctgtaaaaggtcggatctacaacgcgtcggtgagagcagtcttgctctatgcttgtgaaacctggtctctccgagttgaggacgttagacgactctctgtgttcgatcatcgctgtctccgaaggattgctgacattcagtggcaacaccatgttagtaatgcagagcttcggcatcgtgtgttcgggcacagagatgataatgcaatcgatgtcaccattttgaaacaccgacttcggtggcttggacatgttctacgaatgtcgccccagagaattccacgttgtgcattatttgccgactctgggactggttggaaaaagcggaggtggtcagtgcatgacatggtgtcgtggcatgaaagaaagctgcaaaggaccggcttctgttggtccttcacgactccctggttggggtccgaaagatggtgctacacagtggctagagacgttgtcagatatggctcagaatagaagccaacggcgatcctgctgtaaccttcttttactttcttcataaaaagtggttgtatcttgcttaactgaaagaattctttttgattgtacctttccgttcctcattattattactattattactacactaccttacaccaacctcttcgttattgttctttttttacgctccttaccttttttttctttctcttcgaattctcattgttttctgcggcgcatatatattggcgctcttttgtaccaatatttatgtgttcaaatgagtaaacaaataaactcaGAAGTATTGCAATGCCTTATCTAACGTTTTACGCTTTGCAACTTATATTCAGCAGAGGTAAACTGACCCTCAAGCTGTTAGTCTCAGCTGTAGAAATCTGATTTATTACTTCAAAAGCAAAAGTAATTCCACTAACCTCTAcaatttttttggtttttacAATCAAAATGGAGTAAGAGGAATTCGCCACAATTTAATATTTTGGAAATTCCATCCCATACCCGAGCATTTGAATACATTGATTATTACACTAAATTAATATATTGACTTCAAAGTTTCAAATACCTCGTTCGTGTGCATGAAACATAATGGTCGTTAGAGTTATTCATATGAAGTTACAAAAACTGATAGCGTTTCAACAATTAATCGAGTAATTTACTCCTATTCCTAAAAAAACTTCGATGTGCTAGGGTATTGAGGGTAATTCACGAATAACATATCCTCTATATACTTCCAGTGCTAAGAAACGTTTTCCCAAACTACAGATGGAATATGGCCTATTCCGCAACCGTCATGAGCTTTCTTGAAATAAGACAAGTATTATTCGATAGATTAGTTCATCAACAGGGCCCCCTATGATTTGACGAGAAAAAGTAGCACTGGTAAATCATGACGTTGATGAACAATGATGAAAACGAGAACAAGAAAAGGAggcaataaataaaaatacggTGATAGGATCCTCAACATTTAAATGAGGGGAAGGAACAAAGGCATTTGAGTTGCTACAGTTGATTTATCTTCATAAATCATAGTCACACTTCGACCTCAGCACCTCTTGGGACCTTAGACTCTACTATCATCTCAGTCGCGATAGCACGTTGGTCTACCCATATATCCACACATACCCAAGACCACAGTGAACATCCATAGCACAGGCAAACTCTTCCCCACCATACTCGACGATCTACATTTACGTGCCAATATCCCGCAGCAAAGGTTCTTCAGTTTGAAGctgaaaacattttaaaaccTTTGATAACTATGTTTCATATCCGTGAAGTAACCACTGTGCAAAGTTCTTAACACTCAATAAACATTCATATATCTAACCGGCCGACAGATAATGAAGCTTAGCAAAATCCAAATACATCTTGATTATCTATCTCATACTTTCATAGGACGTGAATACACTGGGGTTGTTTAGTATCAACAATGCGAAGTCGTAAACCACCTCACAGTTTATTTAGATATAACTATATGAACCAAATATGTAGTAAAGGTCTGCGCTTGCTAAAAGATCCTGTAGAATCTTAAGTTGCTATGGCCTTTATTTAACCGGAGTAAATCCGCATCTCAACTATCAGACCTTAAGATGAAAAGAAACCGTTAAAACCCGGGAGCGAAAAGTCAAGTCTTGTTGTCAGTCAATTAAAAAAATAGCAATCAGTACTAATTCGAATTATCAACGAAAATTCCCATTAACAATTCCCAGCTTTCTCAAAGAAACGTGACGTAAATgaacttattcatttattttaacacctAATTTTGGTACAAGGATGGaccgaatagatatgcgccacacagatctaaTTTGatgtgtgtgagggctgtgaacTCCGTAAGCTTTGTTTTATGCGGATTTTTCGTTCGTGACATGAAAAAACACCGAGTCCAAATGAAAAAGACAAATAATCCAGTATAACCACACCAAAACTATCTATACAAAGCATATGCTGAGTAGTTCAACTGCCAATTTAGTGATACGTGAAATACGGCTCCCATCAGTTAATGACTTGAATTCACGAAGCTCGTTTTGTTTTCCTATACTCAAGCTACCTGTGAGACAGGTGACGTCTTTCTAGAAACCAAATGGACGGTACCCTAAGTAGTAGTTATCTAAATCTATGGCTGCAAAACATTACTCCCAGAAATAGCGGGTATTTGTATGATGACCTGTCCCAGGGCCAGCCCAAAGCCACAACTTTGCTGTTTTTTAAGATGATGGATTTTAAACTTATCCTACATGTTTAATTCCGCGAATACTTTCCAATAAAATTACCTAGGCTTAATATATTTTACTATATTTGATACTATGACTACTTCTAATACTCtagtattcattttaataatttggCGGTTTCTCAGTCATCGATCCCATCAAATAGGAGATTTTCATCACGTTGTTCTCGGAAGCGAAGACTATCAACGCTATTGCAACTAAACCAATGTAGTGGCTTGGGCCTGCGTCCAGTTTGGGGTTCGGTTAAACAATGCCAACAAGCGAAAACTACGCTTTGACGTGATTAGCTCGTGGAACGCCCAAAGAATGAGATACAGAATACACTAACTTAAAGTTGCCAGACACGTTAAAACATGCCCCATATTATTTACACAAAAATGACCAGAGACGAACACTTATTCTTCTTAATAATTTACCATGAGAGAAACCTGCAAATGCAGCAATTTCTCATTTCTAACTCAATGGAAGGTCATTTGAAGGAGTCCCAGCTAATGCGAAGCTACTGCTGGGAAGCATAACCGTTAACCAATAACCCAAATCTACATCATGTTGTAACTTCAAGTATACAAGTCGAAGTAGAAACTACATCTACTCCCAACACAATCCACTATGCAGTTAGCACAAATCTGAGAATATGAAGCACAATCAGGTTAATTAGAAATCTCAACATTTGAATGCGTGTAGAGAAAAGAAAGGTGATTATCCTCAAGATTCTAAAGCAACTACATAGCAGTTTAGACAATGTGTGAAGCTGGAATTTTAAGGACCAAACCGTTTATTCTGTTACTTATCTAGTATCATACTTGCTTATCACAAGCCGGACATTTCGTATTGGTTGCCAAGCATAGCATTTAGTGAAGCTTAGTGACTTAAGTAATGTCTAAAAAAAGTACGAAACTACCAAGAATTGTGACCAAGAGAACTGAGTGGGAAAGTGAGATTGCCAAGATTTCAAGAACTGTAGCGTGACTGACCCCTGAACCTCATCTTACCTACATGGAAGTTTATTAATACTTAATATGGTGTTCTTGAAAAACACGTTTCCCACAAAACAGAGAGCAGCTACTGCGTAATTGCGGAACCAACCGGCAATCGATTACTAAATCAACGATGTTACAATTACTACGTGTGGGTGCTAACATGGGAATCAAAAGCACGGTATATAACCCAATCAAGTAGGAACAGTAAATAGGACGAGTTATCATTGGAATTATCACACCAACATACATCCAGTTGCTAATAATTGGGAAAGACAATAATATCCAGgtgaattttatattgaattacACTGAATCAACTTTTGGAGGTTCATAGTGATCTGGGCGAGAAACAGTTTCCCCAGGAGCGGCTGACTTTGACTCGCCATGAAGTTCCATCAACCGGGCAACTAAAAAATGAACGAAAACACAGTTGGACTTACGATCAGCTTTCGGTTTTTTTAGCACCTTAACCTTGCGAATAAATGTTTCACTAAGTGGATAAATCCACGATGCAGCCTTTCGAGCATCCTGTGCAATGGAGTCTGGAATACTGAAAAACTTAGCTGGAAATCTCAGACTTACAGCTTATTGACGACCTCTTTCAAGTCGCAGGTAGAAACTTCCTGTTGAATAATGTCGACAAGACGCGCACGTATTCGTTTAATACGTGTGCTCTGTGCGTAAGAATGGAGTCTTTCGGACCGAGGAACACTTGGAGTGAACGTGATTATGAAGAAACGGAGTAAGTATCCGTCTGTTGTCTTTACATCAACATGCGCTTCGATGGTTGAACGCCACTTGACAACAACTGAACACAACTTGTCTCGAGTAAGTTCCAGTCCATGAAAATTGGTTAGGCAGTGACGTCCCTGGACATCTTCAACCTGAAGTTTAAATTTGCGGAAGAATTCTTCATTCTTCTCGCTGAGATCTCCGAGACTAAGTGTAACTACACGACCTTTGAGTGCTTCACTGGCTATACGTGTGCCTTGAGTTCGTGTCACCAGTGTTCGTGCACAAGTTCTCTTGGAAAACATAGCTGGAGCCTTAATGTCATACCACTCCTTTTTGGTGAATGGGTCGGACCTATATAGATAAAgcttaataatttaatatcgtACGTTTTCTTCTTCCCGCCCTTCTTTCCTCCTTTTGTAACTTTTTTCTGACCGCCGACTGCCATTATAATACCTGGGGGTAAACCGTTATAAATTTAACTCGAAATCCGAAGGGGTCAGATAAAGCATCAATACATGCCAACCACGAGACCTACCTGTGCACAGATACAACTGATGCGCCTCGGTGCTAATTTCAACAAGGTCAAAAGCCTTCAATCTTCAATTAAAAGCTGGTAGAAATTCTGAACATAATGATAGAAAATTGAGAAGTATATAGTTTCCACTCCCAGCgttaattttcatataactGTGAGTGCCCTATTACTTCGTGAAACAAAAAGGTAATACTCAATTTTATTTCTTCTATAACTGCGCTAGCGTGTTTCAAAATGGCCGCAATATTCCTGACATATCTGGGTATTTTCGAAATGAAGAGTGTTTCTACATTTAGAACCCGTCCGAACTAGCTTTTAGCCCTGTTTTCCCATCCTATTGTTTTCACTAATACCCACAAGCAGTTTTTAACTAGTATCAACAAGCAAAGAACTCACCTACAGGATAAATACTCTTTTTGATGTTACCTGATTCAAAAGGTAACAACTGATATGTACACAAAGACTAAGACATTATTTCACCTAAATCTATGACTAAAGTGATTTTCAGTGGAAATTTTCGTGTCCGAACTATGCTGTTGTCTCTGTGCCGAAATGTAGAGGATTGTTTTCCATATAACCGACTCCAATAATTAGCATCCCGCTAACTAGTATCAAATGCATGCTAAATCCCCCAATacaattatggatttactcgagatttattcagaagcctgaacaccGGTTATAAagatagtttattattaaagattggtaaaatccgcaagaactccacctgtagcacttctagagttactgccagtcTCAGGCCCGGgcaaaggaggaaggttgggcatagggttagcgaccccactTCGTAAAAAACTAAAtagctaaaaaaacgcttaccagaaaaaataattcagaccattttaactctgccctgggagttagaaggtcttcatttagaagaattatgacgcttcatggtgaaagccgagttccttcgaaagccacgaggccgattccccttctaacaaccaaagcaacaatt comes from Schistosoma haematobium chromosome 3, whole genome shotgun sequence and encodes:
- the RPS3A gene encoding 40S ribosomal protein S3-1 (EggNog:ENOG410V95G~COG:J~BUSCO:EOG091G0HTU), which codes for MAVGGQKKVTKGGKKGGKKKTSDPFTKKEWYDIKAPAMFSKRTCARTLVTRTQGTRIASEALKGRVVTLSLGDLSEKNEEFFRKFKLQVEDVQGRHCLTNFHGLELTRDKLCSVVVKWRSTIEAHVDVKTTDGYLLRFFIITFTPSVPRSERLHSYAQSTRIKRIRARLVDIIQQEVSTCDLKEVVNKLIPDSIAQDARKAASWIYPLSETFIRKVKVLKKPKADLARLMELHGESKSAAPGETVSRPDHYEPPKVDSV